AGTTCTTTGAGAACCGATCCTGAAATAATTCAAAATCGTGCATTTCCCTCTTTCCATGCAGGATATGGTGCTAATACAGTAAGGGATAGATCTGTGAGAAGGAATAAAATGGATGAAAAGCCATCAAATTGTTTAGATAGGAACGATATGGAACAACCTGCTTTTGTTTCTAATGGCAGCATGGAAGAGAGTGATTCTGAAATTGCTACTGTTGACTCTGGCAGCTTGAGCTTAAATGAAGGCAGCAGTGTGGAATCTGGTTGTAAACCTGTGTATAGGTGTGCTGTGCAGTGTGAATCGGAGGTTGAGTTGAGTCAGAGACTTGAGTTCCAAAGTAGTGCCGTAATACTCAAGAAGAAACGGAAGCCAAACAGAAAGAGACTGCGCACAGATTTAACCGAGTCCACTGTTGGTTTAGACAAAGAAACAGCTCCTGAGACACTGACGACTAGAACTGCACATGTCTTGCCAAGTGACCCTGTGAGATCTGATGAAAAAAATTCCAAGGAATTGAAAGAAGATGGTGATGAGCACTTACCGCCGCTTAAGAGAGCCAGGGCGCGTATGGGTAGATCAGCACCTGAAGGGGAGGTGTTAGATAATGAGGTGCGGAGTGAGGCGAAATCGCCAGGAGCCTCTGACAAGTCTTCGGAACAGGTACCTGGGGGAGATGGTTTTTTCCTTCAGACCTCTAATTCTGTTAAAAGTGATGCATATGATTCATCCCCGTCTAAGAAATGTTCTCCAATGAGACCACCATTTTGGGAAATTCGGAAACAGTTTGGTGGTTCGCTGGATGGTGAATCTGCTTTACCCCCATCAAAACGACTTCATCGTGCCTTGGAGGCCATGTCAGCTTATGCTGCTGATGATGACAAAAAAGATGTGGATGGGCTTTGTGGAATGAAGACATCTATGAATGGATGTTGCTCGAGTTCCAAGGAGGTTTACTCTGAGCTGTCTGAAGGGATTAAACTTGAGAACAACTCTGATGTGGGTGGAATGGGGAGCCCAGCTAGTGCTGTACATGAAGATGCTACTCAATTTATGGTGAGTGCTAAAGCATTGGTAGCTGGGGAAGGCCTGGAACATTTATCAGAGGTGCCAGCTATTATTACCCCTTTAGGTTTGGATGACAGCGCAGCAAAGGTGTCCTGTGAAGATAAATGTGAAGTCTTGGACGCTGCTATACGGACACCTGAAAGAGTGAAGTCATCAAATGACTGCCCTTCTAGCGCTTTTCTTGCACATTCTGCTAGTGCCAAGTCAGATAGCGAGTTGCAGGATACCTTCAAATGTCAACATTCCATACCAGGGCCAGTCATGCCATCTGATGAAAATTGTGAAAATGAAGTTGCTGATTTAGAAAGACATTTAGAAGATCCAATTTCTGAAGTTTCAGGGAAATCTGCTGATTGTGGATCTAATGATGAGGTAATAACAAGTTCACCGGGAAAAGGTGACATTATGGGTTTCGGTAGTGCGGAGGCTGAATGTGGTAAAAATAACAGTTTATGCCAAGTTTCATTAGGTGGGTGCAGTCTAGACAATGAAGAGTAAGTTATTTTCGTATTTTCCCATCATAAATTATTTATCTCTGTCATTCCATCtcaattttgtttttattaatttccATCTTATTTGCTCATGGTCCCTAATCTGTTGAACCTGGTGTTTTCAGGTCAAGCCTACATTTCTTTTTTTGTATCTCCTTTTCTGTTCCTATATCCGCTGGTTTTGTGTTTATTTTGTCTTGCATGCCTCATGTTAGGTCCATGAATATGAAAGAAGCTGGATCGGCATCAAAGAATATTAGTGCGACCTCATCTTCAAGTCCTGAAAAAGTTGGGGACGTGTCACTCAAGGAGTTGCACATGTCTGGTTTGAGCTCTGTATCTGATGATCAGTTGGGCGATAAAGCTGTCTCAGCCACCCTTTCGTCATCCTCTCTTACTGATGGGATGGACTCCTTTGCTAGGGTTTCTACACCCAATACTTTAACTTGCAACATGTCTACTGTAGATAGTAGTGTGTATGTAAGTAATGGATGCTTTAGTCCCTTGTCCCATCAGCTACATGACAAGCCAAGGACTGTTGGAAAATTGAGCAGCAGAGGAGAAGCCAATGTTGCTTTAGGTTCCTTTGAGGCCACTCTTGGGATACTAACAAGGACAAAAGAAAGCATTGGTCGAGCCACACGCGTTGCTTTAGACTGTGCTAAATTTGGTTTTGCTTCTAAGGTAGTGTTACATACTTTTCGTCACAACTTTTGTTTTTAATAGTTTGTTAGGGTGTGTTATCTGATGTGCTGAATCTTCTTGATTTGTTCCCTTTTTCCCCCTGTACTGCTTCTTATAACTGTCTGTAGCTCAGATGAATAAAAATGGTGTTTTCCTTGAACCTACCCTTGTCTACTTTCACAAGCTCGTTATGTGTTTGTTCCCTATGTTTTGGGCAGTTTACAAGTTGTCAGCTTGTTTGTTTAGTGTTTATCTGGCTTTCTGCTTGATTCACCAGGTGAGGAAAAAGGTGGTCTGACAGAAAAGGAAGTTTGTTGCTTGGTTGTTTATCTTCTGCTAGAAAGAGTGTTATTGATATGAATTTGCTGAGCTTTGATCCTGTCCGTTTATTGTGTTAGTTATGAGCTTTCAGGTCACCTCCTCAGTATGCAGAAAGAataattttgttctatttttcctAAGAGACTAGGAGGTCTATGTTTATTCCCTTCAAGGAGGGGAGGTGGTGTTTATGCAGTAACAGTGAGGACTGAGAGGAGGTTGTTTATGAAGTTAAGAGGATTGTATGGTATTTATTCGACGACCATTTATGTTGTTTTGCTGGCTGAAGTTTGATTAATATAGATGTTTAAGGTGATTCAAGTTTAACAAGTGATATATTGTATAGACAGAATTTGAGAAATGCAATCAAAAGTTTTTAATGTGTCCTTTCTGAGAAAAATAAACTAAAATCTACTGGTAGTGTAAGGTGAGGATAATCCTGAACCTGGGTAACATTCGTATCCTGCGTTTTCCTGCAAATATTGAACTAATTTGGATTCCTAGATGTATGTTCAATGTAATTTCCTAGTTTTAACTAAGGTCAattgcttctttttttctttcatctTGACGTAAGTTGTCAGAATAGGGGGGATTTTCGGTTTTGATGCCCTAAGTTTAGCTGTATTTGATCAAGTCCttacctctacccccacccccaccccccaccccctgTCCTGGAAGAAGGGAAatagaatttggaatttgaagtTTTGAGTTTTTATTGACGGATTGGGAAATATTGGAATTTGTATCTTTTATTTCCTAATATGCATGGTTGTCCTGTTTCATGAAGTTAATCTAACTCTTTCTTTTGGCGTTGAATGGATTCAGGTTGTAGAGATCATTGCGCAAAACTTAGAAAATGAATCAAGCTTGCATAAAAAGGTGGATCTTTTTTTTCTTGTTGATTCTATTGCACAGTTTTCCAGAGGATTGAAAGGTAATTATATGAGTATTTTCTGCTTTGTGGCGTTGCACTTGTATGCTTCATTTCTTCCTGGTAGGCTGTTATTCCCTGCTTGTATTTGTAATTGTAGGTCACATTGGTGGCATATATCCTTCCGCAATTCAGGGAGTATTGCCACGTCTAGTAGTAGCAACTGCTCCTCCTGGAAGTAGTTCTCAGGAAAATCGAAGGCAGTGTTTGAAAGTAAGAGTTTccctttttattcctttttttgcaCACCCAAATTTCAACGTTGGGTCAAACATAGATCTCATTGTCTTACTTGTTTCTTGATAGGTTTTGAGAGTTTGGCAGGAAAGGAAGATTCTTCCAGAGTCTGTTATTCGACCCCACATACGAGAACTTGAATCCTTCTGTGGTTTATCATCGAGTCGTGCATTCTCTCGCCGTCCCACGAGGACAGAAAGGACAGAAAGATCTTTTGATGATCCAATTAGACAAATGGAGGGTATGCTGGTTGATGAATATGGAAGGTAAGTTTTTTAGTACCCTTTGAAGATGTTATTGGTAAAAGTAGAAGAAGATACTTTATGATTTCGGCTTTTCCCGCTTGAGATGTCTGGAATCGTTGTATTGAACTTTATTGTATTTCATCAGCAATTCAAGTTTTCAACTTCCTGGTTTTCGTATGCCTGCAATGCTCAAGGATGAAGAAGCAAGTGATTCTGATGGTGAGAGTTTTGAGGCTGTCACTCCAGAACACCCTGCTGGAAAACCCAACGGAGAGGAGGCCAACCTGGCTATTGAGAAGCGCAAACATATCCTGGAAGATGTTGATGGTGAACTTGAAATGGAAGATGTGTCTCCAGTGTGTGAAAGTGAAACTGCTTCTGTCAGTTACAGTGTCGGAACGAATCCTGCTCGGATTTCACGTCCTGGTGATGGGAGCTGTCTTGGAGCCTCCTTTCATCCTCCACTTCCGAGGGATGGCCCCCCCTCATCTCCTCCTTTGCCAACATCCCCTCCTCCTCCACCACCTCCGGCCTCAGTTGCGCCTGCACTATCTTCTTTTCCACTTTCATCTTCTATATCGAATTCCAACCCTGGTTGTGCTCAGTCAAAGTATTCTGTGGGTTCACAGGTACATTTGTTTTGGTCCTTTCTTTGGTTATGAATAATTTTCTAGTGAATCCGTATTGGTTAGATCAAGCTAGTGCGTTGTAGATGCAGGAATCTGATTGAATGTTCATGGTCTGCAGAACATTAAAGACAACTTGCAGGAAACTGTTTTTCAGCAGTGTGAAGCTCCTCAAATTCATCCGATAGTCTCAGATGCTATTCATTGTCAACCCTCTGATGGCAGAGAGATTCATGCCGAGGGACCTTTGAAGGTGCTTGACTCTGCTAGTTCACGTCCTTCCAGCAATGGAGCTGTTTCCCACCCACCATTCTGCTTGTCAAATGGAGTACCGCCACCTGATGGGGCTTCTAGCAAGGGTTTCCATTTGCGCCCACCTCACCCCGCTCCTTCAAATCAGTTCTCTTATGTTCAGGCTGATCAGCGGAGGGATACAGCAACCCCTTATTCCAATGTATTCCATATGCAGAATGCAGATAATAGAAGTTTTTCGAGGGATCATAATAGAATGAAGTCAGCTCAACGTGAAATTGGAGAGAGCTGGATGACACCATCCCATTATTCCGGTGAGGCCTTTGCCACCATGCAATGAATGCCAAGTATTTGAATTGTCTTTATTTCTTCTGGTTTCACTGTTGCTTGTCTCTTTCAGGTCCATGCTACCCAGATGGCTCCAGAGGTCACTATGCGGCTGAACCATACCCTGTACCACATGAACCGCCTTTACCAAGCCACAGGTGGGGTTACCCTCCCCGGGGTATGAATCGGAGGGAATTCTTTACTCACAGACCGCCGCCCGACCGCACGATTCCGGTTACGTCTAGAGGTTGAATACTTTTATCCATGTGGAAACTAAATATACCATTGCGCTATTTCCAATGTACTACTGTCATCTGATCTTGGTAAACATGTGCTATGCTGTTTTGAAGTACCCTACACGTTTTAAGTGATTTTGACCAATCAGATTTAATTTTTCTCCAAACCTGCCAATGGAACTGTGAGTCACTTTTAAGTTGGTAGATGGGGCATTGGGGTTCATAACTTGCACGCTGCATCAATTTTCTCTTTTGAAGCTTTGGCAGAAACTTAACAGGAAGTCTTTATTCTAACTACTGATGTAAGTGGCAGATTAAGCGGCAGGCCTTGATTTTACACCTGCTTAAGTACTTTATTTACTACATTTGCAGTCAAATAGCCAAAAAACCCATTTACAGTGTAGCTTACTGATAAAGTTGGTAGGGTGAAGTTGATGGTGAAAACACGAACATATAAGCATTGTGGCTCGAATTAGCATATGACCTCTCTCTGTGGAATTGAACAATAATAAACAAGTGAAGGTTCTGACCAAAGAGAAGTGTGAGGAGTGGtgtgtcaatttttttttttttgttggttgCTTTTCTATTTATAgcttgttttttattttattttcaatgcAAGTAAACAACAAGATTTTCTTCttctaaagaaatatttatgCAAAACTCAGTCATTTTGCTGTGCAGGTCCCGGCTTTTGGAGACCAAGATGATGACCCAAGAGAGGAAGCTATAGCTGCTGGTACTGCTACTTTGCCGACAAATTTAACAGTTTAGGCAGTGGTTTCATGTCATTTTTTCAGGCATTCATTCTTATACCTCACCTGTTCTTGCAGGTAGTGCGGCTTGTTTATACTAAATCCGAGAGTAGTTTGTACGCTGAGGTGCGCTGAAGCAGAGAACAGCAAGTTCATGCTTGTATATATGTATTTTAGAGTTCTTTTCCAACTGCACAGGGGATAGTCCATTGTCTAAAGAGCTCTGTAGCATGTTCCTAGGCAGCTAAGTTTTGTATATTTATTATATTGTGTTTTTCTTCCCTTCTTTATCGGTATATGGTCTCTCCTCTCCTAGTCTCTTGTTAGAGATTTGTCAACATCATTTTGGCATTGTTAGGGCATTTCAGGCTACCCCTCATTATGTGTACGGTTCACCCATTGTTATAGCAGTTTGGTACTCTGTTTTGAGAAAATGTTATACCAATACCATACCGAAAAATTCGGCATGGTTCGGATTCACTTTTTGGTTTGGGTTTATGCGGTTTGGTTATTTTTGGTATTACTCTTGAAAGTGGAGTAGTATATTTTACTACCAAGTTTAGGGTAGCCAATTAAAACTTGTGAACGTGTTTCATAAATTTTGACTTTTCAGATTAgattaaatcaagaaaaaaaaaaacagaaaatggaTCAAACTTAAAGGTTGGTGATGTTTCATTCTAAAAACAAGGCTCAGGAAATTAAAGGAAAAAACGTCAGTGTTAGCCAATTGGGAAATAAATATCACTTACCATGTTCAGTGGTAATGGAATTACATAATGACTAATGGTCGgaacattttttttttgtccACGGGTAACAAATATCAATGAATAGAAAAGATACTTTAAACAAATACTTTTATGATTAATgttgctaatttttttttttacaagaaATGTGCAAAAGTTTAAAAGAAAGATgcatataaattttagtttaaattaaattaaattaacttAATTTTGTTTGACCAAAAATGAGTTAATACTtggttaaactaattaatgatttatCAAGATGGGACAAACCTAATTAAAGCTAATAATTCTAGATCTACAGCGGATGATGTGAATAACAGTGTATTCAAAATGAGATGTGGGTAATAAATGTAACCAAGTGTTATGCTATGTAGAAAAAGCAagcaataaataacaataaaggGCAGTACAATAAATATAGGTGGAGATTTGCCCAATATTGAAGAGGGTGAAGGATTGCTTCCTCTGACAAGGATGAATGACACGAGTGAAATAGAATATTATGCATTTTCTTGGATCTGATGGAAAAGACAATAGAATAGTTCACCAACAGGATCAATCTTAATGAAAAGTAGTTCTTTGTATTATATCTGAGAGCTTATCCTTTTACAAGTGTTCTTATCATATGGAATCTCCTCCTTTTCCCCCTCTTtctttctatttatatgggatattccCTAGGAACCCTAAAGTACAAACAGAGAGAATATTCACTGAAATATTCCATCTTGTGGATTCTGATATAATTTAGCCGTTATTTCTGACTCTGCTGCTCGACCTCGACCACGACCAGTTATCGAGCTACTCGACGCATGAGGTTTCTGACTGACCACGACCACGCCACACTCAACGATTTCCAGATCACTCTCCTCGCCCAACTCTGCACGACTTAATCCTCAGTctgattttgacccatacagtttaGTCCCTCCGCTTAGCGAGGTCGTCCTTTGGTCGGTCTCGTTGAGCGGACATCACTGGTCGTGCTTGAGAGATTTAGGGGGACGAGATTGAGTGGGAAAGGAGTTTGTACGGGGTGACAATGTGGCACTTCGAGAACCACAACTCGTTGTGACGTCAGCCTATGATGACATCATTACTGTAGGCATCATCATTATGCGCCTTCCCAACGCGCCGCATCGTTTGCTGTGCTTCTGACATTTCGATTTTTGTGCAACCGACGGTTAGCGTTTCGGTTCAGGCGCCTGTTCTCTTATAAATACTAGAGGATAACCCCTTGAGTTACACTTTACACACTCTCAATTTCCTAGCTTTTGCTTCCCATCATTCTCTTTTCCCTTCTGCATTCCAATTTcaccttgttgttgattttgCGATAGATTTCTGCAATTCCTCCTTCTCCTTGAGGCCACATTCTTGATACCTTCATTTAACAGAAGATGGCAACCTCCTCTCATGTTTCTGACGTCTCGTCTGATCCAATATCGCTTTCAGTGAGGGTGCCTCCTCATGAGGACTATATGGCTACCGTTGATGACAACGACAACTTTCCTACTGTAGACGAGATTATCCCTCGTAAGGATAAATCCAGGTCGAATTTTTCGAAAACGCCGACGGAAGACCCTGAATCGGTACACTTCGAACTAGACGAGGCCGGATTAGACGAACTAAGGGTCAAACACGAAATTCCTGCCCAAATTGACCTAATTCCGGCCGAAGGAGACGTGGTTCAAGTTCATCGACCGGGGTATTGCGCCTTCTACACGTACCCATTCCGTATAGGctactctcttcttcttcctccactGGCGGAGGAGTTCTGCCGTATTACCAGGTCTGCCCAGCTCAAATTTCCCCGTATATCTAGAAGATTTTTCTGATGCTGGCGAAATAGGCCGAATTGGCCAACCATGGGGTTTAACTTCGTCACTTGCTACACCTCTTCGCGCCAAACTTCCTCAGAGGTACGATGCTGCATCTTCGACATCGTGGGACCAAGGGGCTGGTCGTGAAGATGGACGATAAAGCCAATATCCTTTCAATTTCCACTTCTTCTACGTCAAGATCGAACACGTGGTGGTGAATCCCAGTGGATTTCCCGAGGAGTGGAATTTTGCTCGTGAATACTTTTTGATGGGTTTTTAATGTCTttgtcttatgttttgatgatctaacaaacttactgtcaagaaccagatagggaacctggcACACTTGTTACACATTACAAATGAACAGATTCCAGCCTAgactccagctaatgtgaactGTTGTAAGTGTAGAAAATAGAGAAACAAGACAAGGACCTGATCCCTTGTGTTTCCCTGATAGCAGTACGAAAGTCAATTGTGCAAAGCTGGAAAGTGACTGCCACAGAAATAGTGCACACAGTGCACAGTTTTGCAGTCACTTGCCTTTGACTTaccaagtgcttacatcattcaagtaaTGTCATCAAAGGTGTATTAACAAGATCATtataacaaaacatcacttgaacacttgagaacTCACTTCAAGCATTCAAGTCTTCTGCAAATAGTGAACTTAATTCtcaagagcttgaagaacaaagttaaacgctactatggaccagttcctaaatctagtattttgttgtccttagttgagttgtaactttgtgatttttcttattgtaattcctaaattgcttagctagaagcgttgctTAAGAACCCTTTTGTAAAAtcagaaactttttgagtttgtgttgcgactagagttagtcataagttaaagtctttgtaactagtgagtgacaaagtggcttgtggtaagtgtatcacaagttagttgagttgaagtctttgtaatagagtcattacaaagtgtcttgtaatagagtgtttacaagttagtgaagttgaaagcctataagtgtaggtcgtggtttttgtccccttgagtggaatttttccacgtaaaaatcctgtgtcttatttacttactgtttcattagtattctcagtggaaactcatagaggaccatgtattctatagtttggtggactcatataaactaacaattggtatcagaacgggttcctcctatcaggctaacacctatgAAGGGTTCGTATGGCTGCTctaccaaattttgaagaaggtcaatctaagtacagaccacccaggttcaatgggcaatactatgggtggtggaagacaaaaatgcatgattttatcatggctgaagGTTCTGAGTGGTGGGATGTCATATGTGATGGTCCTACATCCCAACAAAGGCACTTGCATAACTTCCATTCTCAATGCCAAAAAAC
This genomic stretch from Nicotiana sylvestris chromosome 9, ASM39365v2, whole genome shotgun sequence harbors:
- the LOC104227729 gene encoding protein HUA2-LIKE 2-like, which translates into the protein MAPSRRKGTSKAAAAAAACRQWKVGDLVLAKVKGFPAWPATVSEPEKWGYSRDRKKVLVYFFGTQQIAFCNPVDVEAFTEEKKQSLFVKRRGKGADFVRAVNEIIDCFEKLKKEQPVNCNSTNEAAVRSDTMVVELTKTHFEGEALNTLESSSKENLGDESEPDSENEVGAVAAKDEDDASQDGEMMSVDPFSNVEVMDMPAAKTYSTRRKTVGERLRNGDIERRAPPKRRLRSSLRTDPEIIQNRAFPSFHAGYGANTVRDRSVRRNKMDEKPSNCLDRNDMEQPAFVSNGSMEESDSEIATVDSGSLSLNEGSSVESGCKPVYRCAVQCESEVELSQRLEFQSSAVILKKKRKPNRKRLRTDLTESTVGLDKETAPETLTTRTAHVLPSDPVRSDEKNSKELKEDGDEHLPPLKRARARMGRSAPEGEVLDNEVRSEAKSPGASDKSSEQVPGGDGFFLQTSNSVKSDAYDSSPSKKCSPMRPPFWEIRKQFGGSLDGESALPPSKRLHRALEAMSAYAADDDKKDVDGLCGMKTSMNGCCSSSKEVYSELSEGIKLENNSDVGGMGSPASAVHEDATQFMVSAKALVAGEGLEHLSEVPAIITPLGLDDSAAKVSCEDKCEVLDAAIRTPERVKSSNDCPSSAFLAHSASAKSDSELQDTFKCQHSIPGPVMPSDENCENEVADLERHLEDPISEVSGKSADCGSNDEVITSSPGKGDIMGFGSAEAECGKNNSLCQVSLGGCSLDNEESMNMKEAGSASKNISATSSSSPEKVGDVSLKELHMSGLSSVSDDQLGDKAVSATLSSSSLTDGMDSFARVSTPNTLTCNMSTVDSSVYVSNGCFSPLSHQLHDKPRTVGKLSSRGEANVALGSFEATLGILTRTKESIGRATRVALDCAKFGFASKVVEIIAQNLENESSLHKKVDLFFLVDSIAQFSRGLKGHIGGIYPSAIQGVLPRLVVATAPPGSSSQENRRQCLKVLRVWQERKILPESVIRPHIRELESFCGLSSSRAFSRRPTRTERTERSFDDPIRQMEGMLVDEYGSNSSFQLPGFRMPAMLKDEEASDSDGESFEAVTPEHPAGKPNGEEANLAIEKRKHILEDVDGELEMEDVSPVCESETASVSYSVGTNPARISRPGDGSCLGASFHPPLPRDGPPSSPPLPTSPPPPPPPASVAPALSSFPLSSSISNSNPGCAQSKYSVGSQNIKDNLQETVFQQCEAPQIHPIVSDAIHCQPSDGREIHAEGPLKVLDSASSRPSSNGAVSHPPFCLSNGVPPPDGASSKGFHLRPPHPAPSNQFSYVQADQRRDTATPYSNVFHMQNADNRSFSRDHNRMKSAQREIGESWMTPSHYSGPCYPDGSRGHYAAEPYPVPHEPPLPSHRWGYPPRGMNRREFFTHRPPPDRTIPVTSRGPGFWRPR